One window of the Rhodococcus sovatensis genome contains the following:
- the rsmA gene encoding 16S rRNA (adenine(1518)-N(6)/adenine(1519)-N(6))-dimethyltransferase RsmA: protein MLEHVREPAALLGPAEVRSLAAELDVRPTKSLGQNFVHDANTVRRIVVSAGVGGADTVLEVGPGLGSLTLALLDVADAVIAVEIDPKLAGRLPQTVAERAPSHTEQLTVVEFDALRVTASDIPGEPTALVANLPYNVAVPVLLHLFSELPSLRTAMVMVQAEVADRLAADPGSKIYGIPSVKANFFGTVKRAGSVGRSVFWPVPKVESGLVRIDRYAEPPWSMDDAHRRKVFAVVDAAFAQRRKTLRAALAGWAGSPVEAERRLREADIDPSARGETLDAAAFVRLAGTRP, encoded by the coding sequence GTGCTTGAACATGTGAGGGAACCTGCGGCGCTGCTCGGTCCCGCAGAAGTACGATCTCTCGCCGCCGAGTTGGACGTACGGCCCACCAAGTCGCTCGGACAGAACTTCGTCCACGACGCCAACACCGTGCGCCGCATCGTCGTCTCCGCCGGCGTCGGGGGAGCGGACACCGTTCTCGAAGTCGGCCCGGGTCTCGGATCGCTGACGCTCGCGCTTCTCGACGTCGCCGACGCCGTCATCGCCGTCGAGATCGATCCCAAGCTCGCCGGGCGGCTCCCGCAGACCGTAGCCGAGCGTGCCCCCTCGCATACCGAGCAACTCACGGTGGTCGAGTTCGACGCCCTCCGAGTGACCGCGTCGGACATCCCGGGTGAGCCGACGGCGCTGGTGGCGAACCTGCCGTACAACGTGGCCGTCCCAGTTCTGCTTCACCTCTTCTCCGAACTGCCCTCCCTGCGCACAGCCATGGTGATGGTCCAGGCAGAGGTAGCCGACCGGTTGGCCGCCGATCCGGGTAGCAAGATCTACGGCATCCCCAGCGTCAAGGCGAACTTCTTCGGAACCGTGAAACGCGCAGGTTCGGTAGGCCGTTCGGTGTTCTGGCCGGTGCCGAAAGTGGAGTCGGGGCTCGTTCGGATCGATCGGTACGCCGAGCCACCATGGTCGATGGACGACGCCCATCGACGGAAGGTCTTCGCCGTGGTCGACGCTGCCTTCGCGCAGCGCCGCAAGACACTGCGTGCCGCACTCGCTGGCTGGGCCGGATCGCCCGTCGAGGCGGAGCGGCGTCTTCGGGAGGCAGACATCGACCCCTCGGCACGCGGGGAGACACTCGACGCCGCCGCGTTCGTCAGGTTGGCGGGAACGCGCCCCTGA